Proteins encoded in a region of the Oncorhynchus keta strain PuntledgeMale-10-30-2019 chromosome 3, Oket_V2, whole genome shotgun sequence genome:
- the LOC118364750 gene encoding breast cancer type 1 susceptibility protein homolog isoform X1, translating to MNTMMSPKAEDVRQGISVICEILQCPICLELMSTPVSTKCDHQFCKFCIMKLLDSSRRKEANCPVCKTKITKRSLQESPGFQKLAEGLQNMVQAYEHDTCTNYFTGMSQVRRHMSVTETVQKKNGHDVSSDDVWASDRADDEDHEFSMSCSSTIAAKDGFATLMGLEDSCPVISDEGFDSSLGDIPPATEKHTGDSKATSTTEKQKPALEAEIPEVVERAPSRPQKLGKKITTHPQDPPCCPEKVRNQPVRRSTRNNKRESLTEMIDQNQKKSLEKVSEWLMNNSSTEVNSEKEKNTEGSYDSVSLAGSCSPSSPLEDNLINKDQSPKREERGKCLEELVFGAVYKRDRRGNRSFSPQNIVITDPPPPCPAEELQILKKIAKRRMRNKLTPADFVKRPRSEENEESVMDDQPEMTEPQEDSPNEHPKDTEEDKLIDLTGELNSNSSDKQGEELPEGDNKENEDVEDSPVFDVPLREPGRKSNKKMHGRWQDVDGDLQGKVKSENNEQKKPAKKKGENIKVEKSKATKSLVLVGVGEGGSDSKMPKSRPSGQTEVQIESYPSSEDPGSPIMRRTRRSRRLQLFTEEVQGSKIGTATSTKVVVLDLDCNEMQQSKEAKADTDRDNVACLQNQNTEKAVRKNGCVLDEEMGGIESLDSSEKILCEMIESQKVNQVEESIVEVPSTGSPCHADVACSVTMVPSSISTPEASVSCAVPESVNQSNTVIKPLDDLRSNVPQETSASQAKCIDLDEDVRNDSELDTEQLLKSFKATKRKSFHLGSPNIKRSSFWSNKEITTLTKTQENKHVGTDMEAGNGQGFSRTTECPTVQQEFEKGTIFENSCSSDLSPPSSSLSNISQEKAQRNRKRLRKSILTRPPQDLVDSLNPDTSGKTQKQILSRLSGNSSNSALSPNKVTKSQMESSHQAVGSGLLFPAFGASKEDLPDPTPVASKQLRVPKSQQPYKVEGSMSKSPTELESSHSVGSETAVELNKTCSENMTGNMANTESSLTPDGLLPIIQSVVIQEVQRTKRCGVVSLHSPIKSTLKRRKAQRLESSSESNCSGEEEELPSLAQIFRPSTCPPTAEEEEESVTLLKDHAREQGSYRDAGDAAEDGQRASSPPMCPSPEWVTTSQASVDLFGTPEEAEGMAGDTGLTQESSQFSSECIATQQKVAMQEELRRLERMMALVSEALQEKEEEEPTGAKVYPGAPYPPVLLQPDRSTVSSGLDLQVTLPCGQGTRRRSASREGAQNIGGNAASPPPGLGDCEGLGPTPTTPCRTKHEGPGGTGAGRLGRQSGRSLRSSMRARPNQVSPVVRVHSGTNAPSAGLEVQDTPVVIQPANTHPSTHTPLREPARVKLVLVVSGLSAPEQSMVKKFAKRMGGSVCSQVTSETTHVIMNTDGDLVCERTLKYFLGIAGRKWVVSVQWISECFKQGTVLNETSFEVRGDVVNGHDHQGPMRARTTGDTSLLMKDYEICFQGPFTDMTTGQMEWMVELCGATVVQEPLLFTGELKTHQLIVVQPGSDQSPINYQALQRIATVITRGWVFDSVATYTLQSLDDYRT from the exons ATGAACACCATGATGTCCCCGAAGGCTGAAGATGTCAGACAGGGGATCTCTGTCATCTGTGAGATCTTGCAGTGTCCAATATG TTTGGAATTGATGAGCACACCTGTGTCTACTAAGTGTGACCACCAGTTTTGCAA GTTTTGTATAATGAAGCTTTTGGACAGCAGTAGGAGAAAGGAGGCCAACTGTCCAGTTTGTAAGACAAAGATCACAAAAAG GAGTTTGCAGGAGAGCCCTGGGTTCCAGAAATTGGCCGAGGGATTGCAGAATATGGTCCAGGCCTATGAACATGACACCTGCACAAACT ACTTCACTGGAATGTCCCAGGTGAGGAGACATATGAG TGTCACAGAGACTGTGCAGAAGAAAAACGGCCATGATGTCTCATCTGATGACGTGTGGGCTAGTGACCGTGCTGATGACGAGGATCATGAGTTTTCAATGTCCTGCTCGTCAACTATAGCAG CCAAGGATGGCTTTGCAACGCTCATGGGTCTTGAAGATTCTTGCCCTGTCATTTCGGACGAGGGGTTTGACAGCAGCCTAGGTGACATACCTCCAGCCACTGAAAAGCATACCGGTGACTCTAAAGCTACCTCCACCACAGAAAAACAGAAGCCAGCATTAGAGGCAGAAATACCTGAGGTTGTTGAAAGAGCTCCTTCACGACCTCAAAAGCTTGGAAAAAAGATAACCACTCATCCTCAAGATCCACCATGCTGTCCTGAAAAGGTCAGAAACCAACCTGTCAGACGATCCACGAGGAATAACAAAAGGGAGTCCTTGACCGAAATGATTGACCAGAATCAGAAGAAAAGTCTAGAGAAAGTCTCTGAGTGGCTCATGAATAATTCCTCAACGGAAGTAAACTCTGAGAAGGAGAAAAACACAGAGGGCTCTTATGACTCAGTTTCTTTGGCAGGAAGTTGTTCCCCCTCCTCACCCTTAGAGGATAACCTCATAAATAAGGACCAGAGTCCAAAGAGAGAAGAGCGTGGCAAATGTCTTGAGGAGCTAGTATTTGGGGCTGTTTACAAACGGGATCGAAGAGGGAACCGCAGTTTTTCACCACAGAATATAGTGATCACAGACCCTCCACCACCCTGTCCAGCTGAGGAACTCCAGATTCTGAAGAAGATTGCCAAAAGGAGGATGAGAAATAAACTGACACCTGCTGACTTTGTCAAGAGACCAAGATCTGAGGAGAATGAAGAGAGTGTTATGGATGACCAACCAGAGATGACAGAACCACAAGAGGATTCTCCCAATGAACACCCAAAAGATACTGAAGAAGATAAGTTGATTGACCTGACTGGGGAGCTGAATTCTAATAGCTCTGACAAGCAAGGAGAAGAGTTGCCGGAAGGTGACAACAAAGAGAATGAAGATGTAGAGGACAGTCCTGTGTTTGATGTGCCACTACGGGAACCTGGGAGGAAGTCAAATAAAAAGATGCACGGTAGGTGGCAGGACGTTGACGGGGATTTACAAGGGAAAGTAAAGTCGGAGAATAATGAGCAAAAAAAGCCTGCCAAGAAAAAAGGGGAAAACATCAAGGTGGAGAAGAGCAAGGCAACCAAATCCTTAGTCCTTGTGGGTGTCGGAGAGGGTGGAAGTGACTCTAAGATGCCTAAGAGCAGACCGTCAGGCCAGACCGAGGTTCAGATTGAGAGTTACCCTAGCAGTGAGGATCCAGGAAGCCCAATCATGAGGAGAACCAGGAGGAGTCGGAGGCTTCAGCTTTTCACAGAGGAAGTACAAGGGAGTAAGATCGGCACTGCAACATCCACAAAGGTTGTCGTTCTTGATTTAGACTGCAACGAGATGCAGCAATCAAAGGAGGCGAAAGCTGACACCGACAGGGATAATGTGGCGTGTTTGCAGAACCAAAATACAGAAAAGGCTGTCAGGAAAAACGGATGTGTTTTAGATGAAGAAATGGGAGGTATCGAGAGCTTGGACTCTAGCGAGAAAATATTGTGTGAAATGATTGAGTCACAGAAAGTGAACCAAGTTGAGGAGTCTATTGTCGAAGTCCCAAGTACAGGAAGTCCTTGTCACGCTGATGTTGCTTGTTCAGTGACTATGGTACCAAGTTCAATTAGTACCCCTGAGGCAAGTGTCTCATGTGCCGTGCCTGAGAGTGTAAACCAAAGTAATACGGTTATCAAACCATTAGATGACTTGAGATCAAATGTACCACAAGAGACGTCAGCCAGCCAGGCCAAATGCATTGATCTGGATGAGGATGTCCGGAATGACAGTGAGCTGGACACTGAGCAACTGCTGAAGAGCTTCAAAGCCACCAAAAGGAAGTCGTTCCACCTTGGTAGTCCAAATATCAAGAGGAGTTCCTTCTGGTCCAACAAGGAGATTACAACTCTTACAAAGACTCAAGAGAACAAACATGTTGGCACAGATATGGAAGCAGGAAATGGGCAGGGATTTTCAAGGACAACGGAGTGTCCCACAGTCCAACAGGAATTTGAGAAAGGGACAATATTCGAAAATTCTTGCTCTAGTGATTTGAGCCCACCTTCAAGTTCCCTCAGCAATATTTCACAAGAAAAGGCGCAGAGGAATCGTAAAAGGCTCAGAAAATCCATTCTTACCAGACCACCTCAGGATTTAGTGGATTCTTTGAACCCTGATACCAGTGGGAAGACCCAGAAACAGATTCTGTCCAGGctttctggcaacagctcaaaCAGTGCCCTCAGTCCTAACAAAGTCACAAAAAGCCAAATGGAATCTTCCCACCAAGCTGTGGGTTCTGGTCTGCTCTTTCCAGCTTTTGGCGCCTCTAAGGAAGATCTACCAGATCCGACACCTGTAGCTTCAAAGCAACTTAGAGTCCCTAAAAGTCAGCAGCCATACAAAGTGGAGGGCAGCATGAGTAAAAGTCCAACAGAACTGGAGAGTAGCCACAGTGTTGGATCAGAGACGGCAGTGGAGTTAAACAAAACGTGTTCAGAGAACATGACTGGAAACATGGCGAATACAGAGTCCTCCTTGACTCCAGATGGCCTCCTTCCAATTATCCAATCAGTAGTTATCCAAGAGGTGCAGAGGACTAAAAGATGTGGTGTGGTCAGCTTGCACTCTCCCATCAAGAGCACCCTAAAGCGGAGGAAGGCTCAGAGACTGGAGTCTTCCTCGGAGTCCAACTGCagtggggaggaagaggaacTGCCTTCCCTTGCGCAAATTTTCAGACCTTCGACTTGTCCACCAAccgctgaggaggaggaggaatcagtCACATTGCTCAAAGACCATGCCAGGGAACAAGGAAGCTACAGGGATGCTGGTGATGCAGCTGAAGATGGGCAGCGAGCGAGCAGTCCTCCCATGTGCCCCAGTCCCGAATGGGTCACCACCAGCCaggcatctgtggatctgtttggtaCACCAGAAGAAG CTGAAGGAATGGCAGGTGACACTGGCCTGACACAGGAATCATCACAATTTTCAAGCGAGTGTATTGCCACTCAG cAAAAGGTTGCGATGCAGGAGGAGCTGCGGAGGCTGGAGAGAATGATGGCGTTGGTGTCTGAAGCGCtccaggagaaggaggaggaggagcccaCTGGGGCCAAAGTCTACCCCGGGGCCCCATATCCCCCAGTGCTGCTTCAACCAGACAGGTCCACAG TCTCCTCAGGCCTTGATCTCCAGGTGACCCTGCCGTGTGGCCAGGGCACCAGGAGGAGATCTGCCAGCAG GGAAGGTGCCCAAAACATTGGGGGAAATGCAGCCTCACCTCCCCCTGGTCTTGGAGACTGTGAGGGCCTTGGGCCCACCCCCACCACGCCCTGCCGCACTAAACATGAGGGACCTGGAGGGACTGGAG CAGGGCGGCTTGGCAGACAGTCAGGACGGAGCCTAAGGAGCAGCATGAGAGCGAGGCCCAACCAGGTGTCGCCAGTGGTCAGAGTGCACAGCGGGACCAATGCTCCCTCAGCTGGGCTGGAGGTCCAGGATACCCCGGTGGTCATCCAGCCTGCCAACACCCACCCATCAACACACACTCCACTGCGGGAACCCGCTAGGGTCAAGTTGGTGCTGGTAGTATCAGGACTCAGTGCACCTGAACAG TCGATGGTGAAAAAGTTTGCCAAGAGGATGGGAGGTAGTGTGTGTTCACAAGTGACGTCCGAGACCACCCATGTCATCATGAACACAG aTGGTGATCTGGTGTGTGAGCGCACGCTCAAGTACTTCCTGGGCATCGCAGGCAGGAAGTGGGTGGTGAGCGTCCAGT GGATTTCCGAGTGTTTCAAACAAGGGACAGTCTTAAATGAG ACGTCATTTGAGGTGCGAGGAGACGTTGTGAACGGACATGATCACCAAGGGCCCATGAGAGCACGGACCACAGGGGACACAAGT ctGCTGATGAAGGATTACGAGATCTGTTTCCAAGGCCCTTTCACCGATATGACCACTG
- the LOC118364750 gene encoding breast cancer type 1 susceptibility protein homolog isoform X2 encodes MNTMMSPKAEDVRQGISVICEILQCPICLELMSTPVSTKCDHQFCKFCIMKLLDSSRRKEANCPVCKTKITKRSLQESPGFQKLAEGLQNMVQAYEHDTCTNYFTGMSQVRRHMSVTETVQKKNGHDVSSDDVWASDRADDEDHEFSMSCSSTIAAKDGFATLMGLEDSCPVISDEGFDSSLGDIPPATEKHTGDSKATSTTEKQKPALEAEIPEVVERAPSRPQKLGKKITTHPQDPPCCPEKVRNQPVRRSTRNNKRESLTEMIDQNQKKSLEKVSEWLMNNSSTEVNSEKEKNTEGSYDSVSLAGSCSPSSPLEDNLINKDQSPKREERGKCLEELVFGAVYKRDRRGNRSFSPQNIVITDPPPPCPAEELQILKKIAKRRMRNKLTPADFVKRPRSEENEESVMDDQPEMTEPQEDSPNEHPKDTEEDKLIDLTGELNSNSSDKQGEELPEGDNKENEDVEDSPVFDVPLREPGRKSNKKMHGRWQDVDGDLQGKVKSENNEQKKPAKKKGENIKVEKSKATKSLVLVGVGEGGSDSKMPKSRPSGQTEVQIESYPSSEDPGSPIMRRTRRSRRLQLFTEEVQGSKIGTATSTKVVVLDLDCNEMQQSKEAKADTDRDNVACLQNQNTEKAVRKNGCVLDEEMGGIESLDSSEKILCEMIESQKVNQVEESIVEVPSTGSPCHADVACSVTMVPSSISTPEASVSCAVPESVNQSNTVIKPLDDLRSNVPQETSASQAKCIDLDEDVRNDSELDTEQLLKSFKATKRKSFHLGSPNIKRSSFWSNKEITTLTKTQENKHVGTDMEAGNGQGFSRTTECPTVQQEFEKGTIFENSCSSDLSPPSSSLSNISQEKAQRNRKRLRKSILTRPPQDLVDSLNPDTSGKTQKQILSRLSGNSSNSALSPNKVTKSQMESSHQAVGSGLLFPAFGASKEDLPDPTPVASKQLRVPKSQQPYKVEGSMSKSPTELESSHSVGSETAVELNKTCSENMTGNMANTESSLTPDGLLPIIQSVVIQEVQRTKRCGVVSLHSPIKSTLKRRKAQRLESSSESNCSGEEEELPSLAQIFRPSTCPPTAEEEEESVTLLKDHAREQGSYRDAGDAAEDGQRASSPPMCPSPEWVTTSQASVDLFGTPEEAEGMAGDTGLTQESSQFSSECIATQQKVAMQEELRRLERMMALVSEALQEKEEEEPTGAKVYPGAPYPPVLLQPDRSTVSSGLDLQVTLPCGQGTRRRSASREGAQNIGGNAASPPPGLGDCEGLGPTPTTPCRTKHEGPGGTGGRLGRQSGRSLRSSMRARPNQVSPVVRVHSGTNAPSAGLEVQDTPVVIQPANTHPSTHTPLREPARVKLVLVVSGLSAPEQSMVKKFAKRMGGSVCSQVTSETTHVIMNTDGDLVCERTLKYFLGIAGRKWVVSVQWISECFKQGTVLNETSFEVRGDVVNGHDHQGPMRARTTGDTSLLMKDYEICFQGPFTDMTTGQMEWMVELCGATVVQEPLLFTGELKTHQLIVVQPGSDQSPINYQALQRIATVITRGWVFDSVATYTLQSLDDYRT; translated from the exons ATGAACACCATGATGTCCCCGAAGGCTGAAGATGTCAGACAGGGGATCTCTGTCATCTGTGAGATCTTGCAGTGTCCAATATG TTTGGAATTGATGAGCACACCTGTGTCTACTAAGTGTGACCACCAGTTTTGCAA GTTTTGTATAATGAAGCTTTTGGACAGCAGTAGGAGAAAGGAGGCCAACTGTCCAGTTTGTAAGACAAAGATCACAAAAAG GAGTTTGCAGGAGAGCCCTGGGTTCCAGAAATTGGCCGAGGGATTGCAGAATATGGTCCAGGCCTATGAACATGACACCTGCACAAACT ACTTCACTGGAATGTCCCAGGTGAGGAGACATATGAG TGTCACAGAGACTGTGCAGAAGAAAAACGGCCATGATGTCTCATCTGATGACGTGTGGGCTAGTGACCGTGCTGATGACGAGGATCATGAGTTTTCAATGTCCTGCTCGTCAACTATAGCAG CCAAGGATGGCTTTGCAACGCTCATGGGTCTTGAAGATTCTTGCCCTGTCATTTCGGACGAGGGGTTTGACAGCAGCCTAGGTGACATACCTCCAGCCACTGAAAAGCATACCGGTGACTCTAAAGCTACCTCCACCACAGAAAAACAGAAGCCAGCATTAGAGGCAGAAATACCTGAGGTTGTTGAAAGAGCTCCTTCACGACCTCAAAAGCTTGGAAAAAAGATAACCACTCATCCTCAAGATCCACCATGCTGTCCTGAAAAGGTCAGAAACCAACCTGTCAGACGATCCACGAGGAATAACAAAAGGGAGTCCTTGACCGAAATGATTGACCAGAATCAGAAGAAAAGTCTAGAGAAAGTCTCTGAGTGGCTCATGAATAATTCCTCAACGGAAGTAAACTCTGAGAAGGAGAAAAACACAGAGGGCTCTTATGACTCAGTTTCTTTGGCAGGAAGTTGTTCCCCCTCCTCACCCTTAGAGGATAACCTCATAAATAAGGACCAGAGTCCAAAGAGAGAAGAGCGTGGCAAATGTCTTGAGGAGCTAGTATTTGGGGCTGTTTACAAACGGGATCGAAGAGGGAACCGCAGTTTTTCACCACAGAATATAGTGATCACAGACCCTCCACCACCCTGTCCAGCTGAGGAACTCCAGATTCTGAAGAAGATTGCCAAAAGGAGGATGAGAAATAAACTGACACCTGCTGACTTTGTCAAGAGACCAAGATCTGAGGAGAATGAAGAGAGTGTTATGGATGACCAACCAGAGATGACAGAACCACAAGAGGATTCTCCCAATGAACACCCAAAAGATACTGAAGAAGATAAGTTGATTGACCTGACTGGGGAGCTGAATTCTAATAGCTCTGACAAGCAAGGAGAAGAGTTGCCGGAAGGTGACAACAAAGAGAATGAAGATGTAGAGGACAGTCCTGTGTTTGATGTGCCACTACGGGAACCTGGGAGGAAGTCAAATAAAAAGATGCACGGTAGGTGGCAGGACGTTGACGGGGATTTACAAGGGAAAGTAAAGTCGGAGAATAATGAGCAAAAAAAGCCTGCCAAGAAAAAAGGGGAAAACATCAAGGTGGAGAAGAGCAAGGCAACCAAATCCTTAGTCCTTGTGGGTGTCGGAGAGGGTGGAAGTGACTCTAAGATGCCTAAGAGCAGACCGTCAGGCCAGACCGAGGTTCAGATTGAGAGTTACCCTAGCAGTGAGGATCCAGGAAGCCCAATCATGAGGAGAACCAGGAGGAGTCGGAGGCTTCAGCTTTTCACAGAGGAAGTACAAGGGAGTAAGATCGGCACTGCAACATCCACAAAGGTTGTCGTTCTTGATTTAGACTGCAACGAGATGCAGCAATCAAAGGAGGCGAAAGCTGACACCGACAGGGATAATGTGGCGTGTTTGCAGAACCAAAATACAGAAAAGGCTGTCAGGAAAAACGGATGTGTTTTAGATGAAGAAATGGGAGGTATCGAGAGCTTGGACTCTAGCGAGAAAATATTGTGTGAAATGATTGAGTCACAGAAAGTGAACCAAGTTGAGGAGTCTATTGTCGAAGTCCCAAGTACAGGAAGTCCTTGTCACGCTGATGTTGCTTGTTCAGTGACTATGGTACCAAGTTCAATTAGTACCCCTGAGGCAAGTGTCTCATGTGCCGTGCCTGAGAGTGTAAACCAAAGTAATACGGTTATCAAACCATTAGATGACTTGAGATCAAATGTACCACAAGAGACGTCAGCCAGCCAGGCCAAATGCATTGATCTGGATGAGGATGTCCGGAATGACAGTGAGCTGGACACTGAGCAACTGCTGAAGAGCTTCAAAGCCACCAAAAGGAAGTCGTTCCACCTTGGTAGTCCAAATATCAAGAGGAGTTCCTTCTGGTCCAACAAGGAGATTACAACTCTTACAAAGACTCAAGAGAACAAACATGTTGGCACAGATATGGAAGCAGGAAATGGGCAGGGATTTTCAAGGACAACGGAGTGTCCCACAGTCCAACAGGAATTTGAGAAAGGGACAATATTCGAAAATTCTTGCTCTAGTGATTTGAGCCCACCTTCAAGTTCCCTCAGCAATATTTCACAAGAAAAGGCGCAGAGGAATCGTAAAAGGCTCAGAAAATCCATTCTTACCAGACCACCTCAGGATTTAGTGGATTCTTTGAACCCTGATACCAGTGGGAAGACCCAGAAACAGATTCTGTCCAGGctttctggcaacagctcaaaCAGTGCCCTCAGTCCTAACAAAGTCACAAAAAGCCAAATGGAATCTTCCCACCAAGCTGTGGGTTCTGGTCTGCTCTTTCCAGCTTTTGGCGCCTCTAAGGAAGATCTACCAGATCCGACACCTGTAGCTTCAAAGCAACTTAGAGTCCCTAAAAGTCAGCAGCCATACAAAGTGGAGGGCAGCATGAGTAAAAGTCCAACAGAACTGGAGAGTAGCCACAGTGTTGGATCAGAGACGGCAGTGGAGTTAAACAAAACGTGTTCAGAGAACATGACTGGAAACATGGCGAATACAGAGTCCTCCTTGACTCCAGATGGCCTCCTTCCAATTATCCAATCAGTAGTTATCCAAGAGGTGCAGAGGACTAAAAGATGTGGTGTGGTCAGCTTGCACTCTCCCATCAAGAGCACCCTAAAGCGGAGGAAGGCTCAGAGACTGGAGTCTTCCTCGGAGTCCAACTGCagtggggaggaagaggaacTGCCTTCCCTTGCGCAAATTTTCAGACCTTCGACTTGTCCACCAAccgctgaggaggaggaggaatcagtCACATTGCTCAAAGACCATGCCAGGGAACAAGGAAGCTACAGGGATGCTGGTGATGCAGCTGAAGATGGGCAGCGAGCGAGCAGTCCTCCCATGTGCCCCAGTCCCGAATGGGTCACCACCAGCCaggcatctgtggatctgtttggtaCACCAGAAGAAG CTGAAGGAATGGCAGGTGACACTGGCCTGACACAGGAATCATCACAATTTTCAAGCGAGTGTATTGCCACTCAG cAAAAGGTTGCGATGCAGGAGGAGCTGCGGAGGCTGGAGAGAATGATGGCGTTGGTGTCTGAAGCGCtccaggagaaggaggaggaggagcccaCTGGGGCCAAAGTCTACCCCGGGGCCCCATATCCCCCAGTGCTGCTTCAACCAGACAGGTCCACAG TCTCCTCAGGCCTTGATCTCCAGGTGACCCTGCCGTGTGGCCAGGGCACCAGGAGGAGATCTGCCAGCAG GGAAGGTGCCCAAAACATTGGGGGAAATGCAGCCTCACCTCCCCCTGGTCTTGGAGACTGTGAGGGCCTTGGGCCCACCCCCACCACGCCCTGCCGCACTAAACATGAGGGACCTGGAGGGACTGGAG GGCGGCTTGGCAGACAGTCAGGACGGAGCCTAAGGAGCAGCATGAGAGCGAGGCCCAACCAGGTGTCGCCAGTGGTCAGAGTGCACAGCGGGACCAATGCTCCCTCAGCTGGGCTGGAGGTCCAGGATACCCCGGTGGTCATCCAGCCTGCCAACACCCACCCATCAACACACACTCCACTGCGGGAACCCGCTAGGGTCAAGTTGGTGCTGGTAGTATCAGGACTCAGTGCACCTGAACAG TCGATGGTGAAAAAGTTTGCCAAGAGGATGGGAGGTAGTGTGTGTTCACAAGTGACGTCCGAGACCACCCATGTCATCATGAACACAG aTGGTGATCTGGTGTGTGAGCGCACGCTCAAGTACTTCCTGGGCATCGCAGGCAGGAAGTGGGTGGTGAGCGTCCAGT GGATTTCCGAGTGTTTCAAACAAGGGACAGTCTTAAATGAG ACGTCATTTGAGGTGCGAGGAGACGTTGTGAACGGACATGATCACCAAGGGCCCATGAGAGCACGGACCACAGGGGACACAAGT ctGCTGATGAAGGATTACGAGATCTGTTTCCAAGGCCCTTTCACCGATATGACCACTG